Proteins encoded by one window of Pseudomonas sp. PSKL.D1:
- a CDS encoding glycoside hydrolase family 15 protein — protein MPAHIEDYALLGNCRSAALVSRDGAIDWLCLPRFDAPAVFAALLGNDENGRWRLAPSDPVEHVSRAYRGDTLVLETTWVTASGRARVLDFMPLGDANSVVRIVEGLAGETHFEMDLVLRFDYGRSVPWVEKLDPLILSAVAGPDRLILESTVATHARDHHTAARFRVRPGERHTFSLRHQPSHLPVQPDCDIDQALSRTAEQWQAFADRCPDVGPYTALVRRSLLTLKAMTYAPTGGIVAAVTTSLPERVAGERNWDYRYCWLRDATMTLLAFMNLGYFDEAQAWREWLLRSVAGNPEQMQIMYGLAGERDLQEYTLPWLAGYEQSQPVRVGNAASQQRQLDIYGEVADAMTQAIKGGLPRLPRSAAIARLIMPYVERIWREADEGIWEVRGGPQHFVHSKVMAWVAFDRAASLADTTEEDRERARHYRQVADQIHREVCEKGLDPEGNYFVQAYGSSELDASLLHIALTGFLPADDPRFMRTLQQIEQRLLRNGLLLRYDSDSCSDGLTPGEGTFLVCSFWLADVYVLQGRQAEAQALYETLTGLCNDLGLLAEQYDPAGKRMLGNFPQAFSHIGIINTALNLHRAQCPVRDRASCG, from the coding sequence ATGCCGGCCCACATCGAAGACTACGCCCTGCTCGGCAACTGCCGCAGCGCCGCCCTGGTCAGCCGTGATGGCGCCATCGACTGGCTGTGCCTGCCACGCTTCGACGCCCCTGCCGTGTTCGCAGCACTCTTGGGCAATGACGAAAACGGCCGTTGGCGCCTGGCGCCCAGCGACCCCGTCGAACACGTCAGCCGGGCGTACCGGGGCGATACGCTGGTGCTGGAAACCACCTGGGTCACCGCCAGCGGCCGCGCCCGGGTGCTTGACTTCATGCCCTTGGGCGACGCCAACTCCGTGGTGCGGATCGTCGAAGGGCTGGCAGGCGAAACCCACTTCGAAATGGACCTGGTACTGCGCTTTGACTACGGCCGCAGCGTACCGTGGGTAGAGAAGCTCGACCCCCTCATCCTGAGCGCCGTCGCCGGCCCCGACCGCCTGATTCTGGAAAGCACGGTAGCCACCCACGCCCGCGACCACCACACCGCAGCCCGCTTTCGCGTGCGCCCCGGTGAGCGCCATACGTTCAGCCTGCGCCACCAGCCCTCGCACCTGCCGGTGCAGCCCGATTGCGACATTGACCAGGCCCTGTCGCGAACGGCCGAACAGTGGCAAGCCTTCGCCGACCGCTGCCCGGATGTAGGGCCGTACACGGCGCTGGTACGCCGCTCGCTGCTTACCCTCAAGGCCATGACCTACGCGCCCACCGGCGGCATCGTCGCCGCCGTCACCACCTCGCTGCCCGAACGTGTGGCCGGGGAGCGCAACTGGGACTACCGCTACTGCTGGCTGCGCGATGCCACCATGACCTTGCTGGCCTTCATGAACCTGGGCTACTTCGATGAAGCCCAAGCCTGGCGCGAATGGCTGCTGCGCTCGGTGGCCGGCAACCCCGAACAGATGCAGATCATGTACGGCCTTGCCGGGGAGCGCGACCTGCAGGAATACACCTTGCCTTGGCTGGCCGGTTACGAGCAGTCGCAACCGGTGCGCGTGGGCAACGCTGCTTCGCAGCAGCGCCAGCTGGATATCTATGGCGAAGTGGCCGATGCCATGACCCAGGCCATCAAGGGCGGCCTGCCGCGCTTGCCACGCAGCGCGGCCATAGCGCGGCTGATCATGCCCTACGTGGAGCGCATCTGGCGCGAGGCGGACGAAGGCATTTGGGAGGTGCGCGGCGGGCCGCAGCATTTCGTGCATTCCAAGGTCATGGCCTGGGTGGCCTTCGACCGCGCCGCCAGCCTGGCGGACACTACCGAAGAAGACCGCGAGCGGGCCCGGCATTACCGGCAAGTGGCCGACCAGATTCACCGCGAGGTGTGCGAAAAAGGCCTGGACCCTGAAGGCAATTATTTTGTGCAGGCCTACGGCTCCAGCGAGCTGGACGCCAGCCTGTTGCACATCGCGCTGACCGGGTTTTTGCCGGCGGACGATCCGCGCTTCATGCGCACGCTGCAACAGATAGAGCAACGCTTGCTGCGCAACGGCCTGCTGCTGCGGTATGACAGCGACAGCTGCAGCGATGGCCTCACGCCCGGCGAGGGCACGTTCCTGGTGTGCTCGTTCTGGCTGGCCGACGTGTATGTGCTGCAGGGGCGGCAGGCAGAAGCCCAGGCGCTGTATGAAACGCTCACCGGGCTGTGCAACGACTTGGGCCTGCTGGCCGAACAGTACGACCCGGCGGGTAAACGCATGCTCGGTAACTTCCCCCAGGCCTTCAGCCATATCGGCATCATCAACACGGCGCTGAATCTGCACCGGGCGCAGTGCCCGGTGCGTGATCGGGCGAGTTGCGGATAA
- the zwf gene encoding glucose-6-phosphate dehydrogenase, giving the protein MTKQTIPAAPPCTLFLFGANGDLVKRLLMPALYNLSRDGLLDRNLRIVGVDHNPATAQDFAERLHAFMRERDTAKSLDEKLWARLAKCLDYQTGDFLDPATYAALGKRIDATRHGNAIFYLATSPRFFPEVAQRLGEAGLLDESAGGFRRVVVEKPFGTDLASAEQLNACLLKVMSERQIYRIDHYLGKETVQNILVSRFSNGLFESFWNNHYIDHVQITAAETVGVETRGAFYDNTGALRDMVPNHLFQLLAMVAMEPPAAFGADAVRGEKAKVIGAIRPWSAKMALKNSVRGQYVAGKQGRKRLPGYREEDKVAADSKTETYVALKVMIDNWRWAGVPFYLRTGKRMSVRDTEIAICFKPAPYAQFRESELERPKPNYLKIQIQPNEGMWFDLQAKRPGPELVMENVELGFAYKDFFKMTPATGYETLIYDCLTGDQTLFQRADNIENGWRAVQPFLDAWAQEGEVHEYPAGEDGPEAGDELLTRDKREWHRLG; this is encoded by the coding sequence ATGACCAAACAGACCATTCCAGCTGCTCCGCCTTGCACCCTGTTCCTGTTCGGCGCCAACGGTGACCTGGTCAAGCGCCTGCTGATGCCGGCGCTGTACAACTTGAGCCGCGACGGGTTGCTGGACCGCAACCTGCGCATTGTCGGCGTCGACCACAACCCGGCCACGGCGCAGGATTTTGCCGAGCGCCTGCATGCGTTCATGCGCGAGCGTGACACGGCCAAGAGCCTGGACGAAAAGCTGTGGGCACGCCTGGCCAAATGCCTGGATTACCAGACCGGTGACTTTCTCGACCCGGCCACCTACGCCGCCCTGGGCAAGCGCATTGATGCCACCCGCCACGGCAATGCCATCTTCTACCTGGCCACCTCGCCGCGCTTTTTCCCCGAAGTGGCCCAGCGCCTGGGCGAAGCCGGCCTGCTCGACGAGTCGGCCGGCGGCTTTCGCCGGGTGGTGGTGGAGAAGCCGTTCGGCACCGACCTGGCCAGCGCCGAGCAGCTCAATGCCTGCCTGTTGAAGGTGATGAGCGAGCGGCAGATCTACCGCATCGATCATTACCTGGGCAAAGAAACGGTGCAGAACATTCTGGTGAGCCGCTTCTCCAACGGCCTGTTCGAGTCGTTCTGGAACAACCACTACATCGACCACGTGCAGATCACCGCTGCCGAAACGGTTGGCGTCGAAACCCGCGGCGCCTTTTACGACAACACCGGCGCCCTGCGTGACATGGTGCCCAACCACCTGTTCCAGTTGTTGGCGATGGTTGCCATGGAACCGCCCGCAGCGTTCGGCGCCGATGCAGTGCGGGGCGAGAAGGCCAAGGTGATCGGCGCGATACGCCCGTGGTCGGCAAAAATGGCGCTGAAAAATTCCGTGCGTGGCCAGTACGTTGCCGGCAAGCAGGGCCGCAAGCGGCTACCGGGCTACCGCGAAGAAGACAAGGTAGCGGCTGACAGCAAGACCGAGACCTACGTAGCCCTCAAAGTGATGATCGACAACTGGCGCTGGGCGGGGGTGCCGTTCTACCTGCGTACCGGTAAGCGCATGAGCGTGCGTGACACGGAAATCGCCATCTGCTTCAAGCCAGCGCCTTACGCACAGTTCCGCGAGTCGGAGCTGGAACGGCCCAAGCCCAATTACCTGAAAATCCAGATCCAGCCCAACGAAGGCATGTGGTTCGACCTGCAGGCCAAGCGGCCAGGGCCGGAGCTGGTGATGGAGAACGTCGAGCTGGGCTTTGCCTACAAGGACTTCTTCAAGATGACCCCGGCAACGGGGTACGAAACGTTGATCTACGACTGCCTGACCGGCGACCAGACCTTGTTCCAGCGGGCCGACAACATTGAAAACGGCTGGCGGGCGGTGCAGCCGTTTCTGGATGCCTGGGCTCAGGAGGGCGAGGTGCATGAGTACCCGGCCGGTGAAGACGGCCCCGAGGCGGGTGATGAGCTGCTGACGCGGGACAAGCGTGAGTGGCACCGCTTGGGGTGA
- the gnd gene encoding phosphogluconate dehydrogenase (NAD(+)-dependent, decarboxylating), whose amino-acid sequence MQLGIVGLGRMGGNIARRLMRAGHRTVVNDRNREAIAALEGEGAQGAHDLGALVQKLKAPRAVWVMLPAGEPTEQTIVQLADLLEPGDAIIDGGNTFYKDDMRRAADLAKRGLHYLDVGTSGGVWGLERGYCMMIGGEKDVFERLEPLFKALAPGVGDIPRTQGREGEHQRAEHGYIHAGPPGAGHYVKMIHNGIEYGLMQAYAEGFDLLRSKGGNELPEDQRFDLNVAEIAEVWRRGSVVTSWLLDLTADALVTDPQLAQFSGSVSDSGEGRWTIDAAVEQAVPVPVLSSALFARFRSRQQQGTYGDKVLSAMRLGFGGHVEKKDA is encoded by the coding sequence ATGCAACTGGGAATCGTCGGGCTGGGCCGCATGGGCGGCAATATCGCAAGGCGCCTGATGCGCGCCGGACACCGTACCGTGGTCAACGACCGCAACCGTGAGGCCATTGCCGCGCTGGAAGGCGAGGGCGCACAAGGTGCGCACGACCTGGGCGCGCTGGTGCAAAAACTCAAGGCGCCGCGCGCAGTGTGGGTCATGCTGCCCGCCGGTGAGCCCACCGAGCAGACCATCGTTCAACTGGCCGACCTGCTGGAGCCGGGTGATGCGATCATCGACGGCGGCAACACCTTCTATAAAGATGATATGCGCCGTGCCGCCGACCTGGCCAAGCGCGGCCTGCATTACCTGGACGTGGGCACCTCGGGTGGCGTGTGGGGCCTGGAACGGGGCTACTGCATGATGATCGGCGGCGAAAAAGACGTGTTCGAGCGCCTGGAGCCGCTGTTCAAGGCACTCGCCCCCGGTGTGGGCGATATCCCGCGTACCCAGGGCCGCGAAGGCGAGCACCAGCGCGCCGAGCATGGCTACATTCATGCCGGCCCGCCTGGCGCCGGGCACTACGTGAAGATGATCCACAACGGTATCGAGTACGGCCTGATGCAGGCTTACGCCGAAGGCTTTGACCTGTTGCGCAGCAAGGGCGGCAACGAGCTGCCTGAAGACCAGCGCTTTGACCTCAACGTGGCCGAGATTGCCGAAGTGTGGCGCCGTGGCAGCGTGGTCACTTCGTGGCTGCTCGACCTGACCGCCGATGCATTGGTCACAGACCCTCAGCTGGCGCAGTTCAGCGGTTCGGTGTCTGACAGTGGCGAGGGCCGCTGGACCATCGATGCTGCCGTGGAGCAGGCCGTGCCGGTGCCGGTGCTGTCCAGCGCGCTGTTCGCCCGCTTCCGCTCGCGCCAGCAGCAGGGCACCTACGGTGACAAAGTGCTCTCGGCCATGCGCCTGGGCTTCGGTGGCCACGTCGAGAAGAAAGACGCATGA
- a CDS encoding DUF6026 family protein → MGSLMPATPTQTLYVSVRRDELRQLKDERDQLRQQVAQLHLLLQQARTDEKAVRP, encoded by the coding sequence ATGGGTAGCTTGATGCCTGCCACTCCAACCCAGACGCTGTATGTGTCCGTACGCCGTGATGAGCTGCGTCAATTGAAGGACGAACGCGACCAATTGCGCCAACAGGTCGCCCAGTTGCACCTGCTGCTGCAACAAGCGCGCACTGACGAAAAAGCCGTACGCCCCTGA
- a CDS encoding sigma-70 family RNA polymerase sigma factor, whose protein sequence is MHETDATIALEELYDTQRGWLHNWLRRSLGCSQQAADLAQDTFVRLLVRNQPISAQAPRALLARIARGLVVDHWRRDALQRAYLQTLAQLPEASYPSPEVRHEALQCLEQVAQLLDGLKPSVREAFLLYQLSGLTYAEIAEQLGVSSRTVERHVASALLHCYRACFE, encoded by the coding sequence ATGCATGAAACCGATGCGACCATTGCGCTTGAGGAGCTCTACGACACCCAGCGCGGCTGGCTTCACAACTGGCTGAGGCGCTCGCTCGGTTGCTCGCAACAGGCCGCCGACCTGGCCCAGGACACGTTCGTACGCCTGCTGGTGCGCAACCAGCCGATCAGCGCCCAGGCGCCCCGTGCCCTGCTGGCGCGCATTGCCCGCGGCCTGGTGGTGGACCATTGGCGCCGCGACGCCCTGCAACGGGCCTACCTGCAAACCTTGGCGCAACTGCCCGAGGCCAGCTACCCGTCGCCCGAGGTGCGCCATGAAGCACTGCAATGCCTGGAGCAGGTTGCGCAACTGCTGGATGGTTTGAAACCGTCGGTGCGCGAAGCTTTTCTGCTGTATCAACTGAGCGGCCTGACGTACGCAGAAATTGCCGAACAGCTCGGCGTGTCCAGCCGCACCGTCGAACGGCATGTGGCCAGCGCCTTGCTGCATTGCTACCGGGCCTGCTTCGAGTGA